The nucleotide sequence gtttattctcaggtgattattaagagcttccgctgttgcatactaaagtaaggacaagatttggagtccatgcttgtatgatattatgtaaaaactgcattcaagaaacttatttttgatgtaatatattcttattgtaaaccattatgtaatggtcgtgtgtaaacagtatattttagattatcattatttgataatctacgtaatgctttttaaacctttatcgataaaataaaggttatggttgttttaaaaatgaatgcagtctttgaaaaacgtctcatatagaggtcaaaacctcgcgacgaaatcaattaatatggaacgtttataatcgatatgaacgggacatttcacttacacTTAAACTTTCTAGGGTTTTCGGTTTTCCTTCATCATAATGTACGCTTCTATCTACCCTACCAGACAACTTTGGCAGGCCTCATCACCAAACGATTTCATCCCTGTCGCCGAACCACTCCATCTGTTTCATGTCGTTTATTAAGGATTAATGGTTATCATTCTTCATCTCGATGGTTGTCGCGTTTGATTTTCGCTTTCGTTTCCTCGGCAGTTTCCAATCGGATTTTTATTACGATTTCTTCTATAATGGTAAGTTTCAGTTCGGAATTTGTTCATCGTTAGGGTCCCGTTATGCGTTTTTGTGGTAATAGTGATGTTATTTTGGAGAATTAACTGGAGGCGGTCACCAGAAAATAGGATTGTTACGGCAGTAGATGGGTCGATAATTAGGCTCGTGGTAATTGCATAGCGTTGCGTGTTCCTGTTAATAAGTATTGTTTCCTGCGAATCTTTGTGTTCCTTTTCTATTTAAACTCTTTCTCTTCAATTATTTCCAGCGAATCTGGCCTTTTGACATTGGTAATCTTCAATTTATGTTTTTTCTTATTATGTTGTGCTAATTTGATTGTGTTCTCTAATTGTTGCATTTGTGTTTGGCATAAGGCTGAATACCACTTTGATAGTCAAAATTGCCCTACCTTTTTTGCAAAACCATCCTGCATTTAATAGAAAAACTACTTAATGATAAGCATACATTTTAAGTTTGAAAATAAAAGACGCAACATTTATGTAATCAATATACCTGAACCAAACAGTTTTTACATCTAATTTTCAACAATTTGTCAAACATATGTCAAAAAAAACACAAGTTAATTCGCCAATTAGATTCATGGAACTAGATGACAATGACAAAACTATCGAAGTAAGAGTATACAGAAAATGGATCGCGGCAAGTATTCGAGACGATAAACCATTAGCATTCTGCTCCATGCTCATTGACAAAGAGGTATTACCAACTTGAAATAAAAATCAATTATGTAAAAACAGGGAGGCAATAACAATAATGAAGTGAGAACCAACAGTATTGCACCATAATACCCTTATGAAACACATAAACACAACAAAATTATTAATGACTTACTTCCATGATTCGCTAATAATTGATTTTTCATTTTTTACAACCATACTTTGTAGGGAACTGTGGTACAGGAAAATATGAACTATGGTGACTATACACATTTTGCAAAAGTTATGCAAATCAATAGTGCATGCAGAATCACATGAACAATTCATAGACAAGTAAGCAAAAAAAAACTGAAGTTCGAAGGCATCCCAGTTGAACCATTTCCAAAAACCTCAATCTATCCTTTTGTACAACTCTCCAGTTATCTTTTTGTAGAACAACCCGTTTGTATAAAAACACCGTTAGTGCAGCTAAACTGTAGATATACTCCAGTACTGTTTTTGTAACTAAACTTCGGTAACTAAGGTAGTAGTCCTCCAATACCCTACAATATAATGTAATGCaatgttaacaaaaaaaaaaaccgccgcaacgcgcgggttCCAACACTAGTTATAACTATATCATTTACACTCATAAATTTATTGTTCACCTCATTTTTTATTTCAAAAGAATATTTTCGTAAATTTTAAACACACCCTATTTTTTAATCATTGGATCTAATATATTATTCATATCATACATATACTTTACTTGAACGGGTCAATGTGAATTATAAAAGGAATTAATGTGTCGAGTCGTATCACCATTTTAAGTAAATATTCTTGTTCAATGGTATGGAACCTAATCGTAAAATAAAACCCTTAAAATTCTCCACCCAAGTAATCAAATGTCGTGATCCTCATTATCAAATAGAGTAATATTCAAAACATAAAATTGCCGTCATTATTGAAACAAACAACATTCAAAGATTTTCTGCCACAATTTACGCACGTGAGAAAACAATTTTTGAAATagtattttaaaaattaacttTACAAAACTAGTATAACCAGTTTAAAACACCGGTTTGACATGTGTCACTCCAAACTGGCTTTTCAAACGCCGGCTTGTGTCCACTTTGTCCAGATGGCACCAGCATTCAGAGTGACCATACGCTTTTTGCCATCTTGCCCTAAACCGGCATTTCAAATGCTGGTTTGCAGGGTTTTCTGGCGTAATACTCAAACCGGCGTTTGAAATGCCGATTTCCAGTGCAATAATACCATCTAAATTATTGACTGAATCCCTACCTAATCATGACGAGATTTCTTACCTTTTTACTTTCATTTAGACCACCATTATCTTTAATCAATAACAATATCACTAACAACAAATTACATTTCAAGCACATCAAACTGAGGTGTATACATTAAGAAAGTGTTCAATTTAGAAAATGATGGATGGGAATACCTTCTGGATGTCGATGAAAACCCGGTTTAGGGCACGGGTGACAAAACGCGTCTGATCACTCTGAAAGCTGGTGCCATTTGGACAAAAAGTGGACACAAGCTGGCATTTCAGACAATCATCTGACTCCCCGAAAATGATAGCTTCTTTTACTATTGCTTCTGAGTTCGTATCGCTACAATAGAAGAGGAAATTTCATTGATTCATAAAGTCGTATATAGTCACTGAACGGAATCGCTCGATTCTACTGCCTTAGGCGCAACTTCAACTATAAAGCATCCCGTTAATCTCTTCGCTTTCTATTCGTTTCTTTTAATACAgtactaatgatgatgatgataactatTATTTAACACTATTTATACTCTAAGTTGATGATATGTGGTCCGGAGATGATGATACTTCTTTAATTTTAGTCGTTGAGGTCAAAGAGAAGGTCTACAATCCTTTCATtgttttttatatgttttttattAACTCCGTTTGTTAAAAGCTTAATTAGGTATACGTAAATGGTGAATTATTACTATACTACATATTAGACAAAAAAATGATGAATAGTGTCAATGGCATTTTCGTCTTTTCACCTTTTTCCCCTTTCTTTTAACTAACACCACAAACGCCCCCACACttcgttcaaaaattaaaatcgacccccaaaacagggggttaaagtgtcaaatcaaaattttcataaaatatcttaaataaactccactcaaatattcaacgggtcatctcttctcactcgcaacgagttaaattttccgACAacgtcgttaaactcgaaataattttacgaacactaTGTCACTAACTATACCCAAAACggtcactttttaaaaaacgctaaatatttagggtacttttcatatacgGTGTTTGTACTATTGGATAACTTTTTTTTCTACCTTACATTGTGAATGAAAAGATGGCTGCCAATTACCACACATTGCCACTTTTGGGTAGAATGTGGTAGTCAAGGGCATTTTTGGGTAAGAACAATCACCTGAACGCGACTGTCGCAACGTGCGACCCGTTTCAACATTGGTTCACACTAAATTCACTTGTAACACGTAACATATTGTATATGGCTCTGGATAGAGACATATTTTCAAGCGTTTTAATCGTTCTTTCAATAAATGACATCGAACTCACTAACTCTTTGCAAATAATTTTTTATTTCATCAAACTCGATTAAGCTCGAACTCGAACTCGATGTTCTTTTGAGTTCGATtcctcctttatgatgtaatattgtATATTTCTTCATGTTTCATCTAACTCGGCTCGTTTATCTCGGGTTCGACTCGTGTTTAAACATAAACAAGCCTTAGAACTATTCGAGCCATATGTGCTCGATTAGCTCGTTCGATTATTAAACGAGTTTTCGAGTGAGTCGAGTCGAATACTAACATTTTCATACTCGACTCGTAAAACTAATCGAACACTATTTTTAGTTCGAATTCGACTCGAGTTCGAACTCGTTAAAGCTCGAACTTGAAATAAACGAGCTCAAACTCGAGTAGCTCTTTAAAAGCTCGGTTCGTTAACAGACCTACATGCAATGATCATATAAAGGTATAAATGAACTAACTGGTGGGTAAATTATTATAAAGGTATACATGTAATTAATTGTAGAAAATTATGATTCATATTTTTATGTTTGACTTGAAAAAACATAAATCAAACGAATCATTATAAATTTACATTTTGTCAAAGACAAATGAAGAGTTATCATTAATAAATTAAGACATACATAATTACATAACCGTTATTGTAATTCGGTCAAAATGAACTAATTCGGAGGTTCTTCAATATTTTGGTCACGCTGAGATTTTTAATTATTACGTAAACAATActgtacatatttatatttatatgtcttATAAGACTAATTATATGACAATATATTGTTATAAATTTTGAGGATTTGTTATATACGTTACAAATCAAGAATATTAAATCTCATTAATAGATTTTGTATGTGAAAACAAATAAATCAAATTGAGACTAATCTGTAGTTACAACGAGTATATAGAGTCTGCGCACTTCGCTTCAGGTAGATTTGGTCGATTAAAAAAAAGTTAACGGGTCAATTAACGTTCAGTTGATTGAACGGTAAAAAACGGTTAATGATCAGGCTACTAAATGTTTTAAGAAGTAAATGAGTAAAAAAGAATGataaaaagaacttaataaaaatataattaaaaaaagctttttttgtaaaaaaaaaagtaCACCAAAATACCCCAAAGTTCATGATATTTTCCATGTTGCCATCATGAACACAAAATCACATTTAGTATATTAgttagttaataattaataattaataattaattaattattaatcttaTCTTATTAGTATACATCGTACCACTTTCTTGTGAAAACTGTGTTTACCAACTTTTGCGGCCATCAAATTTTAAGCAATATTTTTAaccattttaatattttaatatggtCAAAAGATGAACTAATCATCTCAAACTTAACGTACATGCATGCGCgcctatataaatataaatgcccaCCCTCATGATGCATATTCCTCACCATTACAACTCTAAAAAAATTCATCTTTCGTGCTAAAATGGCTGAAAATTTGATGGTTATTAACAATATTCACAACCACAACGATTACGACCACGATCCGAATATAAAACGTTCAGATTTTCCTACTAATTTCATGTTCGGAGTAGGAACGTCTGCTTATCAAGTAAGTAATTACCATATGTCACTCATAATTTCTACAATTTGTTTCGTTTTAAGAAGTTTATTATAATTGTGGAGTATATATTATATCGTGGTAAACAAAACCTAGTTAATTAAATTTGTTCACATTCGTGTTGTAGGTTGAAGGTGCATGGAATGCAGATCGTAAAGGCTTAAGTATTTGGGATTGTTTTGCACTTAGACACCCTGGTATgtatatatagtgtatatatatatatatatataatcgggaTCTTACTGCCTCTTTGTTAATTTTACGATATTGATATATTATAATCAAATGATTTCAGAAAAGATTGACGACCGTTCAAATGGATGTGTTACTGTTGACAATTACGCAAGAATGAAGGTAATCAATTAAAGTCTCTATTCCCTAGTGACAACTTCTATACTATAACAAAATGCAGTTAAAGCAACGCTAATAATATATGCCGTACGTgacttaaaatatgataaaacgatTTTGAGAGTGATAACACTATGAAATACGATATGTTCTTATATATACGAATCGAATTGAAGGGTAGTTTATGGTATACAATATGATGAATTGGATCACATTTAGTTTGATTTTTACATTTGTTCTGTTTTTGTAAATTATTCAGGAAGATGTACAATTGCTGAAGAACATGGGTCTCAAGCATTACAGGTTCTCTATTCCTTGGTCTAGGATATTACCAGgtgacaaaataataataataattacatatattCTGCATAACTTTTTTAAAAGGTTTAGTTTGATTTAATTTTTTTAAGTGGATATAAACAGGTGGGAAAGTAAGTATGGGCAAAAACATGGAAGCCATTGACCATTACAACAAGTTAATAAACGAGTTGTTAGCCAATGGGATTGAGCCATTTGTCACTCTTTATCACTGGGATCTTCCAAATGCTTTAGAAGAAGAATATATGGGTTTCTTAAGCACCAAAGTTGTGTAAGTATAAATTAGTCACTTGTGTATCAATATTTTGCAAACCCCTCtactaattttttttaataaaaaatttaGTGACGACTTTGTGAATTTTGCGGAAATATGCTTTTGGGAGTTTGGAGATCGAGTGAAGAACTGGGTGACATTAAACGAGCCTTACAGGTTCACCTATTCGGGATACGTATTAGGTATTCACGCACCGGGTAGGGGAGGAAATAAGGATGATGGTGATGCTGAAACAGAGCCGTATATTGTAGCGTACAACTTACTCAATTGTCATGCAGCTGCTTATCGAAAGTATCAACAAGATTACAAGGTCGTattaattagtattttttttttttttttttttttttttttttttaccaaaacaatATATGTGATGAGATGAAACGTACATTATTGTTCAGGATGTTCAAAAAGGAAAAGTTGGAATTACTTTAGACATCAACTATTTCAAGCCCTGGCGTGGTCCGAATAATGCAGATGATGTCAAAGCTGTTGGGTATGCGTTCGATTTTATGGCTGGATGGTAAGTATATGTTGTCGATTTATTCTATTTGTACAAAGTATCATTCAAAATTTTGGTAAATTAATTATTAGTACTTTTAGGTTTTTGGAGCCATTAACAAGCGGCGAATGGCCAGAAAGCATGAGAACTTTTGCCACGTCTCCAACTCCAAATTACCCAAAGGGTCGTATTTTGCCTAAATTCACTGATGATCAACGCACCAAGTTGATTGGATCGTATGATTTTTTTGGAATTAACTACTACAACGCAAGTTACGCAGCAGATTACGAAGGGTATTACCATACAATTGGTCCTGATACTCCACCCCCTGAGGTTCCTAATGGATATTTGAAGGATTCACATTACATAGCATCAggtgatgatttttttttttttatttcttttttaaaaaaagaaaaatgtTCAAGTTAGCTTCaatgtataatataatattttacatatatatttctaTGATATAATTTACGTATGCTATTTATGATTTTATCCTGACattaacttttttttttctctcatgATTTATAGCAAAAGACCCCAACAATAACGATATAGGACCGCAGGTAACACAATGTTTTATAGTTACAAAACAAGCATATTACATTGGCAGTTATTCATATAGTTAACAACCAATCTTCATTTTTAAACATTTTACAGGCTTTTGAGGGTTCATGGGTTTATCTTTGTGCCAAGGAGCTTACAGACCTGTTGCTGTATATTAAGAAAAAGTACCATGTTAAAAAACATATCGTAATAACTGAGAATGGTACGTATAAAAAACTAAAAATTATACAAATTCTTAATATGTGTAAGATGTTTATGTACTTGATTTACAATTGTTTAAATTGTGACAGGAGCTCCTGAATATAATCTACCAAATCAAACTTATGAACAAGTTCGAGATGATGAGTATCGACTTAGATACATCAAATGGCATCTTGATGCCATCAAACAGGCAAACCAGTAAGTTACTAATAAATTATCATATGAATTTGTTTAAGAACATTGAATTATTTGCATTATAATTCAATgatcatatataatatatgatattgtTGTATATAATGTTACAGTAAAGGAGTAAATGTTATGGGATACTTTGTGTGGTCATTCATGGATAGTTACGAATGGAATTATGGGTATACGAATCGATTTGGTATGATTTACGTGGATTATACAAATAATCTTCAAAGGTATCCGAAAAAATCAGCAATTTGGTTCAAAAAGTTTTTAGCGGAGGAGCACCATCGATGGGGACTTAAAAAACGAGCCGCTATAGCTGATGTTGAACAAGAAGATGATGAAGTTAATGTTACTGAAGTTGAAGCTGATCAAGCAATTGAAGTTGTTCAGAAACTGAAGAAGGCAAAAGCATGAAAATGCAAAAGTTTGAAGTTGTTTTATGTTGTCGATCTATTAATTAATTATGTACTACGCATACTGCAAGCATACTTATGTTGTACTTGGGAAAACAACGTATATTATAGTTTAAATAAATCCCCAAGTCATGCTTGTCAGAATAAAATCACAAGTTGTGCTTGTTGAATAAATCTTAAATCTGTACTATTAATTTTCATTAATAAATGGAGTAAATAAAATCATAATAATTTGGTGGTAGGCACGCTTCCATATCTAAAAAGGAAGC is from Rutidosis leptorrhynchoides isolate AG116_Rl617_1_P2 chromosome 10, CSIRO_AGI_Rlap_v1, whole genome shotgun sequence and encodes:
- the LOC139872782 gene encoding beta-glucosidase 24-like; amino-acid sequence: MAENLMVINNIHNHNDYDHDPNIKRSDFPTNFMFGVGTSAYQVEGAWNADRKGLSIWDCFALRHPEKIDDRSNGCVTVDNYARMKEDVQLLKNMGLKHYRFSIPWSRILPGGKVSMGKNMEAIDHYNKLINELLANGIEPFVTLYHWDLPNALEEEYMGFLSTKVVDDFVNFAEICFWEFGDRVKNWVTLNEPYRFTYSGYVLGIHAPGRGGNKDDGDAETEPYIVAYNLLNCHAAAYRKYQQDYKDVQKGKVGITLDINYFKPWRGPNNADDVKAVGYAFDFMAGWFLEPLTSGEWPESMRTFATSPTPNYPKGRILPKFTDDQRTKLIGSYDFFGINYYNASYAADYEGYYHTIGPDTPPPEVPNGYLKDSHYIASAKDPNNNDIGPQAFEGSWVYLCAKELTDLLLYIKKKYHVKKHIVITENGAPEYNLPNQTYEQVRDDEYRLRYIKWHLDAIKQANHKGVNVMGYFVWSFMDSYEWNYGYTNRFGMIYVDYTNNLQRYPKKSAIWFKKFLAEEHHRWGLKKRAAIADVEQEDDEVNVTEVEADQAIEVVQKLKKAKA